GTTGGTGCGGAAGGTGCTGCACCCGAAGCTCCTGTTCCAATGGAAGCTGGTGTTGGTGCGGAAGGTTCTGTACCCGAAACTCCTATTGCAATGAAGAGTGATGTTGATGCGGAAGGTGCTGCGCCCGAAGCTCCTGTTTCGGTTGAGAGTGCTGAAAGCTGGATCCCGCGCTCATAAGAAATTCTAACGCGCGCCTTCGGCTTGCTAAGAATTCCTAATGGCCGGGATGACGGTTTTTGGCCGTGTGCTATGGTTCGCTTAGCCATATGGCATAGACCGCAAGGGCTTCCGACGCCTGCCCAGGATTCCAGAGCAATCGTCAAATTCCTGAGCGCCCTCTATTTGCCCAGGATTCCAGAGCAATCGTCAAATTCCTGAGCGCCCTCTATTTGCCCAGGATTCCAGAGCAATCGTCATCCCGGAACCTTTAGGAACTCTAGACGAACCGGCGTCTTAAGCCGGAGAGTCATAGAGTACCTTGGTATCGCGGGATCCATAAAAAGCATGCTAGGAGGAAGCACAAAATCACGTCGTAGCGACCTGTCCCCGTCCCCCATAGCCCCTCGCCACATCATAGCGGCCTATCACGTCGTAGCGAAGCGAAGACGGAAGCGAAGTAAGGACTCGTCACGTCGTAGCGAAGCGAAGACGGATAAGCCGGAGAGTCGTAGAGTACCTTGGTAGCGCGGGATCCATAAAAAGTATGCTAGGAAAAGGCACAAAAAAAGAGCAGAAGTCAAACTCCTGCCCTTTTAGCTCGTTAGATAGGAAAACGAGTCGTTAGACGAACTTAACGGTAAAACCAATAAGCTTCCAACCCAATCCTTCGTATACGAACTTTTGCTCAAAGTGAACGCTCGTAGGCTTTGTAGGGAAATGTCCCTTTACCAAAAGCTCACCTTGCTCAGTCAATGTTGGCGTTCCTTCGAATACAGGAGCTACCTTACTGAGGACAGATAGATCTAAACCTGCATCATACACAGCTCCATAGGACTCATCCAAAGCCTCAGGCGTCGATTGTAATTGCCATAGGGTTGAGATCTGATCATGGAACTTTTTCATGCTCTTCGCTTTGACAGAGTCACTAAAAGAGCTCATGGCATCTTTTACCAAATAAACCAATTGCTGTTCAGATGGGGCCTCTACTGGCGTTGTTTCTGAAAGCACACCACTGAGATCCTTGCGCAAAGAGTAAATTTTCCAAACACCATTTTCTTTAATGAGAACAAGCTGAACTGGAATGACTTCCTGAGTGTTCGTCACGACAGACCCTTCAATTTTAGCCAAAGATCCCGTCGCGGTATCACTGAGCCAAGATGTTTCTTGAATATCGGTAAGTCCCGAAGTCTCCAGGAAGTTCAAAAAACTTTCCTCAGACGTCTTTCTTTGAAAAACTTGTGCTAAGAATTCATAGGCAAAAGGATAATTCTTAGTTTTGATGGCTGTAAAAAACCGATCGGCCGACTCTTCAACCGCTGTTCGATAAAAATTCATGTACCCAATAACCAAGCCAACAGCAAGGACAACCCCTACAACTGTAAAACTTGTGACGACTCTGCTCTCCCGTTTCATGGATGTTCTCCTTTGTTATTTTCACTCTAGAGTATACTAATTTTTAGATCCATTGGCAATGGAGGTTTCCCCAAGCCCTTCCGCACCAGCATCTTCACCGTTGATTCCCTCCGCAAACTTATGTAATTATGGCCTGTGCAAAAACAGAGAGGAGCCATAATAATGTTCGAAAATAAGTTAGTCGCCGTTCTTAATAAGTCTCTCGATTCAGGCATTGCCATGAATGCCCTTGCACATATGACCATTGGACTAGGCGCCCAGCTGGATAATGAAAGTCTCAGCTTAGATACCTATATAGATGCCCAAGAAAACCACTATCCAAATATTTCCCAAATGCCTTTTATGATATTGCGGGCCAGTGGGGGGAAAATAAGAACCACGGCCTTTACGGCACGCGAAAAAAGCATTCTCCACGGTGTTTTCTTGAACACAATGACCGGCGGCACCTATGTGGAACAAATAGAAAGAACGAAAAGCTCAAAGGAAGAAGACTTAAATTACTATGGCATCGTTCTCTATGGAAAATGGGATACGGTTTCTGAAATGACCAAAAAGTTTTCCCTTTGGAAATAGGAGAGCAATAAAATCGCCAGGCTTAACCCGGCCTTAAGCCCTTAGGTTTCCGCGTTCGATCTGATCTTGTTCGATGGCCTTAAATCCAGCCGTAAAATTTCCTTCCCCAAATCCGTCGTGGCCTTTTCGTTGCATGATTTCCATAAAGAATGCTCCAAAAACGCGCTTGGTAAAGCTTTGGAGCAAAATCTGATTGCCATTCCTATCATCAACGATTCCATCCAAAAGAACCTTATGCAAACGCATATTCGTGGAATCTTCCCCATGTTTTGGCAAGCGGTTCTCAAGTTCCTTATAATATTCTTCATCCGCACCAACAAAGGGGACGCCATTGCCCAAAAGCTTTTCCATGCTTTCATATATATCAGGACCAATTAAGGCTATATGTTGAACACCCTCGCCATTAAAATCCTTCAAAAATTCCGAGATCTGAGAAATAGCATCCGATGACTCGTTTACGGTCATCCGCATCTTCCCACATGAGCTCACAATGGCTTCACTTTTGAGGCCCGTTACTTTCCCTTTAATATTGAAAGAAGTGATGGATTTAAAGCCCAGTACGTCTTTATAGAATGCCGCCGCTTTCTTGCCGTTCCCTGTAAATACATTATTAGCCAAATGGTCCACATGGGTCAGCCCCACGTCATTTGACGGCATAGAAACAGGGTCAAAAGAGCTCTCAATATACTCCTGAAATTGGGCTTCTTCACAAAGATAAACTTGGCTCTGCCCGACCCCTTCAATGGAAGGGATGGGATGGTCAGAGTTGCTTTCTTTGGCGTTCCGATCAAGGGCCACTTGAAGGGCCGCCTCTGAATTCTCAACATTGATGGCCATACCACAAACGGCCGGACCATGTTTTCTAGCATAGCCTGCAGCAAAACTATCCTGTTCCAGATTCATGAAGAATCGAATGTGCCCCTGCTCATAAAGAGAAATCTCTTTGGTTTTATGTTGGGCCGTTTTGGTCAGCCCTAAGCCCCTAAACAAAGCATCCAGCTCTTGTTCATCGGTGCCCGTAAATTCTATAAAAGAAAAGCCATTAGTCTGCATTAAACATCCCTCTGATATGAAGCTCCATAAAAAAGCTCTCTTCCCCGTTAAACGGATGTCTTTTGTTCAAAGAGGAAATCCGCTATAATTTGGACTGGATCATACACGCCCTGAAATCACATGGAAAGGAAGTTAATTATATGGAACGCTTTTTTGGAGAACTCATCGCCATTCGACTTATGCTTGGCCGAATCCTGGCTAACCAAGCCCACAATGCTGGCGACCCACAAAAATATATTGATGAACAACTGCGCCAGGCCATCCAAGATCTGGAACAGATAAAGCTTGATGTCAAAGATGAAAATCAAGAAAAAGCCATCCGAGTCATTGCCGAATCCACCCTCGCAGACATCACTTCTCGCATTCATTTTGCTTCTTAATACTTGATTTTGTCGAAAAAAAAATCCCTTTCGTGAGATAGGCAAAAAAGTCCGCACACTGTAGAAAAACGACACTGGCCGTTTTTTTCAAAAGCACTGAAAGTGCTTGTTGTTATCTAGTTGAGTTTTTGTCCTTTGGTCGGAGCGGCGGGATTCGAACCCACGACCCCCACACCCCCAGTGTGGTGCGCTACCAGGCTGCGCTACGCTCCGACGGGTCAGACTATAGCCACCCCTCAGGACGGTTGCAACCGGTAATTGTATAGGTTCAGTACATATGAAATGAAAAGAGGGGTATGGCCTGTTATGTCTATGGGGACGGGCACTACGATCCGTCTTCGCTTCCGTCTTTGCTGAGCTACGACGTGACAAGTTGCTATGATGGACAGGCGGATACGACGTGACAGGCCGCTACGACGTGACGGGTCGCTTCGACGTGACAGGTCGCTACGGCGTGATTTTGTGCCTTCTCTTTGCATACTTCCAATGGATCCCGCGATACCAAGGCTCCCTACGTCTCACCAGCTTAAGACGCTGGTTCGCCAAGAGACCCTAGGTTCCGGGAAGACGATTGCTCTGGAATCCTTGGCAAATAGTGGGCGCTCAGGAGCCCTTGCGGTCTATGCCATATGGCTAAGCGGTTCATGGCACATGGCCAAAAATCGTCTTCCCGGCCATTAGGAATCCTAGCAAGCCGAAGGCGCGGCTTAGAATTCCTTATGAGCGCGGGATCCAAGGGAAACGAGGCTCACTCACCTACAAAAAGAAGAGCAACGTCAGCAATCCAAACAAAGGAATGAGAATAAGGCACGACCAGGCCATATAGCCTAAGAAGCTGGGCATTTTGATGCCCTGTTGTTCCACAATGGCGCGGACCATAAAGTTAGGCGCGTTGCCAATATAGGTCAGGGCTCCCATGAAAACAGCTCCACAAGAGATGGCCATGAGAGCCCCACAGCAATCGCCCATGAGGAATTCGGCATCTCCTCCCGCCGTATGGAAAAAGACCAGATAGGTGGGCGCATTGTCCAAAAAGGCCGACAATATTCCCGTCAGCCAAAAATACATATACGAGAGTGGCACACCATCCTTATCGCTGACCATCTCAATAATCCAGCCCAAGGCCCCATCGCGCCCCTTAGAAAGGATAGCTATCACAGGCAAAACGGTCACAAAGATCGCTGCAAAAATCTTCACCACTTCAAGCAATGGATCCCACGTATACGCATTGTCCGTCCGAATTCTATGGGAAGTTGTGAACCATGAAACCGCCGCGAGCAGTACGATGAACACACATCTTAAAAGATCCATAAGGGGGATGCTAATTCCACCAATGGAAAACTCTAGGGAAGATTTCCAGAGTCCTGACAATAAAACCGATAAAATGACCCCTCCCAAAAGGATAAAATTAAACCATCCCTCAAAACTGAGTCGATTGACATGAGTCACCCGTACGGGGGCCGTCTCTTCTTCTTTGTGATAAAACCAGTGGTCCAAGAAATAAAAAATAATGAGCATGGGAATCACAATGGCAATAAGGGGAAGCAAAAGATTCTGTGTGGTCCAAAAAAAGCCTACACCATATAAAAAGCCAACAAAAAGCGGTGGATCGCCTAGTGGGGTTAATGCCCCACCAATATTGGCCACAAGAAAGATGAAAAAAATCTTTATATGCACATTGTGCTCACGCCAGGAATTAGCGCGAATCAATGGCCGAATTAAAAGCATGGCTGCCCCCGTCGTCCCAATCCAACTAGCAGCCAATGTCCCCGAAATAAGCACCAGAGTGTTGCTGAGGGGAGAACCAAGCCACTCTGCGCGCAATAGGATTCCACCCGTTATGATGTAGAGGGCCCCAATAAGGACAATGAAAGGAATATACTCCATGAACATGGTATGGAGAAATTCATGAAGTGTCAGGCTAATTCCATAGACACCGACCATTGGAATCAAAAGCCCAAGAGTCCAAAGCAACATGACCTTTCCATAATGACGATGCCAAAAGGCTGGAACCATGAGGGGCAAAAGAGCAATGGAGAGCAAAACACCCGCAAAGGGAATCCCCCACAAAAGGCTTAAATCGTAGCCTTTTAGCATTATGTTGTTCTCCTTTCCATATTCTTCATGGCGTCTAGCACCCCTTGCAAAATATAGCTTGCTGCGAGTTTATCAACGACTTTTTTTCTCTTTTCGCGAGAAACATCCGCTTCCAAAAGAGTGCGGGTCACCGCAGCCGTTGATAAACGTTCATCC
This window of the Alphaproteobacteria bacterium genome carries:
- a CDS encoding DUF2000 domain-containing protein, with the translated sequence MFENKLVAVLNKSLDSGIAMNALAHMTIGLGAQLDNESLSLDTYIDAQENHYPNISQMPFMILRASGGKIRTTAFTAREKSILHGVFLNTMTGGTYVEQIERTKSSKEEDLNYYGIVLYGKWDTVSEMTKKFSLWK
- a CDS encoding sodium:proton antiporter, translating into MLKGYDLSLLWGIPFAGVLLSIALLPLMVPAFWHRHYGKVMLLWTLGLLIPMVGVYGISLTLHEFLHTMFMEYIPFIVLIGALYIITGGILLRAEWLGSPLSNTLVLISGTLAASWIGTTGAAMLLIRPLIRANSWREHNVHIKIFFIFLVANIGGALTPLGDPPLFVGFLYGVGFFWTTQNLLLPLIAIVIPMLIIFYFLDHWFYHKEEETAPVRVTHVNRLSFEGWFNFILLGGVILSVLLSGLWKSSLEFSIGGISIPLMDLLRCVFIVLLAAVSWFTTSHRIRTDNAYTWDPLLEVVKIFAAIFVTVLPVIAILSKGRDGALGWIIEMVSDKDGVPLSYMYFWLTGILSAFLDNAPTYLVFFHTAGGDAEFLMGDCCGALMAISCGAVFMGALTYIGNAPNFMVRAIVEQQGIKMPSFLGYMAWSCLILIPLFGLLTLLFFL
- the hppD gene encoding 4-hydroxyphenylpyruvate dioxygenase produces the protein MQTNGFSFIEFTGTDEQELDALFRGLGLTKTAQHKTKEISLYEQGHIRFFMNLEQDSFAAGYARKHGPAVCGMAINVENSEAALQVALDRNAKESNSDHPIPSIEGVGQSQVYLCEEAQFQEYIESSFDPVSMPSNDVGLTHVDHLANNVFTGNGKKAAAFYKDVLGFKSITSFNIKGKVTGLKSEAIVSSCGKMRMTVNESSDAISQISEFLKDFNGEGVQHIALIGPDIYESMEKLLGNGVPFVGADEEYYKELENRLPKHGEDSTNMRLHKVLLDGIVDDRNGNQILLQSFTKRVFGAFFMEIMQRKGHDGFGEGNFTAGFKAIEQDQIERGNLRA